DNA sequence from the Leuconostoc lactis genome:
TTATCGTCGTGATACGGATGATGCGACGCATTCACACCAATTCCATCAAGTTGAAGGGATGGTTGTGGGCGAAAACATCACGATGGCTGATTTGAAGGGCACTTTGCTCTCAATCATGCAAGCCTTGTTTGGCGAAAAGCATCAAATCCGGATGCGCCCATCATATTTCCCATTTACTGAACCTTCGGTTGAAGTCGACGTATCTTGGAATGAAGTCACACCAGATACCAAGCCAGAAGATATTGAGTGGATTGAAGTGTTGGGTGCTGGGATGACGCATCCAAATGTTTTGCGCATGGACGGGATTGACCCAGAGAAGTATTCGGCGTTTGCCTTTGGCTTGGGCCCAGATCGTTTTGCGATGTTGAAATACGGTGTCGACGATATTCGTCAATTCTATTTGAACGATGTCCGTTTCTTGTCACAATTTAACCGAAAGGGGAACTAAACATGAAAACGAATTTAACATGGTTAAATGATTATTTAGACCAAACCATTGCGTTAGATCAACAAGCGGTGGCGGATTTAGCTGAACAAGTCGCCCGCACGAGTGTTGAAGTTGATAGCGTGACAACACTGGCACAACAACAAGATGGTCTTGTTGTCGCCGAAGTCGTCAGTGTGGTACCACACCCTGATTCTGATCACATGGTTATCACGCAAGTCAATATTGGTGAACCTGAATTGGTACAAGTTGTGACAGGGGCACCTAACGTGGCCGTGGGTCAATTGGTTGTCCTTGCTAAAGTTGGGGCACACATTATTAATCGTGAATCAGGCGAATTAATGACGTTAACAGCCGCTAAGTTACGTGGTGAAATGTCTTATGGGATGTTGGTGGCCTTACAAGAAATTGGTTTTGACAATAAAATTGCGCCGAAAGACTTTGAAGCTGGTATTTATGTCTTTGGACCCAATGATGGTGTGCAACCTGGTGATGATGCCTTAGTGGCGCTGGGAATGACAGATCCCGTGTTGGATACTGATTTAACGCCTAATCGTGCGGATATGCTTTCAATGATTGGAACAGCGTATGAATTTGGGGCGATGTTAAAGCAACCAGTAACTGAGCCAGCATTTGATTTAGTCGAATATGAGACGTTAGCACGTGATCAAGTTGATGTCGTGATTGAAGATGACACTTTGGCACCAAAGTATACTTTGCGCGTGGTGAACAACGTGACGGTTGGGGATTCACCACTCTGGCTGCAAAAAGCACTTTGGAATGCGGGTATGCGACCAATTAACAATATTGTTGATATTACGAATTACATGATGTTGATGTATGGGCAACCTTTACATGCGTTTGATTTGGATAAGTTATCGGATAAAACCGTGCATGTGCGTCGTGCTAAAACAGCGGAACAATTGGTGACGTTGGATGAGCAAACGCGTGATTTACGTGCGGGTGAAGACATCGTGATTACCACTGCTGATGAACCATTGATGCTTGCTGGTGTCATGGGTGGTGCCAGTTCAGAAGTTGATCATACGACACGACACATCGTTTTGGAAGGTGCTGTGTTTAATCCGAGTTTGGTGCGCGCGACGGCACGTCGTCATAATTTGCATTCAGAAGCTTCGGCCCGCTTTGAACGTGGCGTGAACTGGGATGCAACCTTTACGGCTTTGGATCATGCTGCACAATTGGTTGATGAATTAGCCGGTGGCCAAGTGGCCCGTGGCCGAGTGGTTGCAGCTGATACGCCTTACGAAGAAATTGTGATGCCATTGACGGCGGCACGGGTGAATCAAATTCTTGGCACAGCATTGACGCTAGCAGATATTGCTGCCATTTTTGATCAATTAGCCCTAGATTATCAAATTGAGGCGGACACCATTCAAGTAACTTTGCCAGCACGCCGGCCAGATTTGCGAATCGAAGCAGATTTGATTGAAGAAATTGCGCGCCTTTATGGTTATGACAATTTGCCTGTGACTTTGCCTTACGGGCCAACGACACCTGGTCACTTAACATTACGTCAGCGTCAAATTCGTGCAAGTCGTCGTATCATGGAAAGTTTGGGCTTGAACCAAGCAATTTCCTACGTCTTAACAACACCTGAAAAGGCGCAACAATTTGCCGAAAATCCTGGTGAAAAAGTTGTCGCCTTGGATTACCCAATGAGTTCAGATCGGACGACAGTGCGTCAAAATCTATTGGCGGGTCTATTAGAAGATGTTGTTTATAATGTCAATCATGGCGTGGCCGACGTGGCACTTTATGAACAAGGCCGTATTTTTATTGGAACTGACGACAGTACGCTGCCAACTGAAATGGAACATTTGGCTGGTGTTTTGACGGGCACACGTGCTACTTCAAGTTGGCAACAGGATAAAACGCAAAAGCCAGTTGACTTCTATGATATGAAGGGAATTGTCGCTGAATATTTGGCCCAAATCGGCGTTGAAAATGTGCGTTATGAAGCGACAAAGCGCCACCAAAACATGCATCCTGGGCAAACGGCTGATATTTACAGTGGCGATGTTTATCTTGGCTTTGTGGGTCAAATTCATCCTAAGGTGACACAAGCTCATAAGTTAGCACCGGTATTTGGGTTTGAACTGAACTTGTTTGCAGTAATGTCACAAGTAACAGGGGACGTTGCCTATGCCCCAATCTCACGTTTCCCACAAATGCGACGCGATGCAGCGTTGTTGGTTGATGAACACATTCAACATGCTGACATTGTCGCCCTTATTCGTGAAACAGCTGGTGACAAACTTGTGGACGTGCAATTATTTGATGTTTATACAGGGGATAATTTGCCTGCCGGTAAGCGCTCATTAGCCTATACATTGACGTATCAAGACAATGATGAGACACTAGTTGAAGCAGAGGTTAACGCTGACTTTGAACGAGTAACCAATGCATTAATCGCGCAACTTCATGTGGAAGTGCGTTAAAATCTTTTCTAATTAAATTTGAGTTAAGTCTGTTGGCACGGTATAATTGACAATGGACTATAACGATTACAAGGAAACCTCATGGCTAAAATAATTGTACACGGCGGCAAGCGCCTCCATGGTGAAGTCACAATTGGTGGCGCAAAAAACTCAACAGTTGCACTCATTCCAGCTGCTATTTTGGCGGATACACCAGTGACTTTTGATACTGTACCTCAAATTCTCGACGTGAAAAATTTGCAACTTATCTTGGATGCAATGAATGTTCAGTCAAAATTTGAAAATGGCAATTTGGCCATTGATCCGACACAAATTGTGGAAAGTGATTTGCCAAGTGGCGCAATCAAGTCACTTCGCGCATCTTACTATTTCATGGGGGCCTTACTTGGTCGCTTTAACCGCGCAACGGTGACTTTCCCTGGTGGGGATAACTTGGGCCGACGTCCAATTGATCAACACATTAAAGGTTTTGAAGCCCTTGGTGCCAAGGTAACGGAAAGCAACGATATTATCCATATTGATGCCACAGAAAACGGGCTAGTCGGCGCACGTATCGCTTTAGATACGGTTTCGGTTGGTGCGACAATCAATATTATTTTGGCTGCAGTGCGTGCTAAGGGTCAAACGATCATTGAAAACGCGGCGCGCGAACCAGAAATTATTGATATTGCAACATTTTTGAATAACATGGGTGCCAACATCCGTGGTGTTGGAACGGATACCATTCGTATTTCAGGTGTGCCAACATTAAAGGCGACAAACACCCATACGGTCATTCCTGATCGTATTGAAGCTGGTACTTATATGAGTATGGCGGCAGCTTTTGGTGATGGGGTAACGATTAAAAATGTCATTCCAGAACATTTGGAATCTTATACATCAAAGTTAATTGAAATGGGTGTGAATTTGGATATCGGTGAAGATGAGATTCACGTCTACCCATCAGACGCTTTACAACCGGTTAATATTAAAACAATGCCTTATCCAGGCTTTGCTACTGATTTGCAACAGCCAATCACGCCACTATTACTGATGGCTGAAGGTGAAAGTGTCATTCAAGATACAATCTATCCAAAGCGCGTGAAGCATATTGCAGAGTTGCGTCGTATGGGTGGTGATATTGATTCTGAAAAGCCTGGTGAAATTCGGGTTAATCATTCACCACGCCTTGTCGGTACAGATGTTGCTGCTGCCGAAATTCGCGCGGGTGCAGCCTTAGTGATTGCTGCGGTGATGGCCGATGGCGATACTGTGATTAACGATGCTGATCATATTTTACGTGGCTATGATCGTATTCAAGAAAAGCTTGCTGGTCTAGGGGCTGATATTACGATTGAAGGCATTGATTTAATTAATTTGATGCCATAGTCTTGTAATTTCATACGGCACATGATAAACTGTATTAGTTATAAACTGACTCTGTGACAAAAGTCTCAGGGCGCTAAGGAGAAATGATTATGCGAGCAGACATTCACCCAGAATACCGTCCAGTGGTTTTCCTTGATGCAACAACAGGTAAGAAGTTCTTGTCAGCTTCTACTGCAACATCAAACGACACGACTGAATTTGAAGGTAAAGAATACCCAGTTATCCGTTTGGATATCACATCAGACTCACACCCATTCTACACAGGTAAGCAAAAGTTTACACAAGCCGATGGTGCGGTCGACAAGTTCAACAAGAAGTTTGCTGGATTTGGTTTCAAGAACAACGAAGACAAGTAATTGTTCTGATAAAAGCGTTCACTTTGGTGAACGCTTTTATTTTTTAAAGCATAAAAAGAGAAAGGTTAGTAGTGCCATCATGACTGATTAAAGCGGGCGATGGGCTACTTGCAAGGTGGAGACGATGCCACGAACAATTTTGCCAGTAAAACTGCATGAACAACTGACGGTGACTGTCGATGATATCCGAATTGATGGGATGGGCATCGTCAATATTACCCCCACTTATCCGCTTTATGTCGCGGATGCGCTCCCAGGTGAAAAAATCACCATTGAAGTGACGCAAGTTGACAAATTCTCAGGCTATGCCAAGGTATTGCAACGCTTGGTGGCGTCAGATCAACGTCAAAATAGTGATCGCCAGTATCTAATCGATGCGGGTACAGCACCACTTGTGAATCTTAAGTACCAAGCACAACTTGATTTGAAACAAGCGCAAGTTCAACGGTTGTTTGCCCAACGTGGGCTTGACGTGACGGTCGCGCCAACCATTGGGATGGCGGATCCGACGTATTATCGCAATAAAACAATTGTGCCAGTTAAGTGGCAGAATGGCCATTTAACGAGCGGGTTTTATCGTCGTGGGACGCATGATTTAGTCCCCATGACGGACTATTTTGTCAATGATGCTAAAATTGATCAAGCCATTGTTGTGGTACGCGATATCTTAGAAAAGTACCAAATTAGTGCGTTTGATCCGGATCGACAAACAGGTGCGATCCGCTATATTATGATTCGACGTGGCTATTATTCACATGAGTTAATGGTTGTGCTCGTCTCAAACGACGCCACCATTCCGCATGAGGCAGATGTGATTGCGGCATTGCGCGCTGAACTACCAGAATTAAAGAGTTTGATTTTTAACTTTAGCCCCAAAAAAGACTTTGTTTTGTTAAGCCCCAACAATCGGACATTATGGGGTGATGATGCAATTCATGATACGTTGCTCGGGTATCAATTTGTCATCGGACCAAATTCATTTTATCAAGTGAATCCGCAAACAACGGAAGTCCTCTATGATCTGGCAGCACAAAAAGCCCAGTTGCAGCCGACTGATACGGTCATTGATGCCTATTCAGGCATTGGCACGATTGGGATTACGGTAGCCAACCGTGTTAAGCAAGTCTTAGGTGTTGAAGTTGTGCCAGGCGCAGTGGCGGATGCACAACATAATATGCGGCTTAATGGGATTCAAAATGCCACATATTTGTTAGCTGATGCGCCAGAACAATTTAAAATCTGGGAAGCGGCACAACTACAGCCAGAAGTGGTCTTTGTTGATCCGCCTCGGCGTGGGTTAACAAGTGAATTAATTCAAGCAACCGTCGATATGGGGCCAGAACGCTTAGTTTATATTAGCTGCAACCCAGTCACTTTGGCGCGGGATGCCGCTGAAATTGTGCAAAAAGGCTATCAAATTGAAGGCCCAGTACAACCAGTTGATCAATTTCCACAGACTTCCCATGTGGAAAGTATTACGGTCTTTAAGAAAAATTTCTAATCAAGTCACGCGTGTGCGATAGATGCTATCGCTGGGGATATTTTTGGAGAACACATGGATTATTCAATAGCAAAAATTGGCGACATTTTAAACGCCGACATACAAGGTAGTGGCCAAGTCACAGGCGTGAGCTTTAACTCACGCCAAGTGGTGCCAGGGGATTTATTTGTGGCCTTAGTCGCTGATAACGATGGGCATCAGTACATTCAAGATGCCTTACAACGTGGTGCAGCAGCAGTTTTGGTTGATGATCAACACGACATTCCAAACGATGTGCCAGCCGTGATTGTGCCAGATACGCTGATTGCGCTGCAACAACTGGGGGCTTTTCGTCGCCAGGAGTTGAACCCTAAAGTGATTGCCATTACGGGCTCTAATGGGAAAACAACCACAAAGGATATGACGGCTGCGGTGATGGCAAAACGTTATAAAACCTTTAAAACACCAGAAAATTTCAATAACGAGATTGGTGTACCGATGACGTTGTTGACCATGCCGGCTGATACAGAAGTGTTAGTTGTTGAACTGGGGATGGATCGGCCAGGTCAATTAACGGCACTTTCCAAGCTGGTTGTGCCTGATGTGGCAATCATTACGATGATTGGCGAAGCGCATATCGAATTTTTCCAGACACGCGCTAAGATTGCCCAAGCTAAATTGGAAATTGTGGCCGGTCTGAAACCAGATGGCGTGTTGTGTATTCCGTTTGATGAGCCGCTGTTAACGCAAGCGGATGTTGCCCAACAAGTGGTGGTGTTTGGCGACGGTGTCTCGGCAGTTCAGGGCGATGCGACGACAACAACATTTACGTATCAAGAAATTCGATTTGCAATTCCGTTAATTGGCGGTTATAATATTATGAATGCGCTCGCAGCAGTTTCAGCGGGTATCTTACTACATATTGATTTAGACGACGCCGTTGAGGCGCTACAAACATTTGATTTGACTAAAAATCGCACAGAGCGACTCGTGACAGCACGCGGCGTGAATTTGATTAGTGATGTTTATAATTCAAATCCGACGGCCGTAGCAGCAGTTCTGGCGACATTAAAAGCAATACCGGCACCACACAAGTATGTTGTGCTGGGAGATATGTTAGAATTAGGCGAACAAGCAGCCACATTACATGCCAATTTGGCCAAAGAAATTTTGGCAGCAAACGTGACTGGTGTTTACCTTGTTGGGCAATTGTTTACGGCAAATACAGCCCCAATTTTAGCGCCACACTTTGATTCAGAGCACTTGCATTTATATGACACACATCAACTTGATGCACTTATTGCAGACCTTAAGACGTTAGGGGATGCAGGGGATGTGATCTTATTAAAAGCAAGTCATGGCATTCATCTAGAAAACGTTGTTAATGCATTAGTACAATAGTTGTTGTATTTTTGGGGGATGCAAAGTTGAAACGCACGCAACACAATACCAGGCGACGCCATTTATGGCATACTGGTATTTTGGTTATGTTACTGCTAGGTGTTGTTGGCCTATCGAGTTTGATTGCTTTGAGAACAACTGCTGATGCGAAGGTTTCTCAAGTACTGATCAAACGGGCAAAGGCCGACAATGGTCTAAGAACTGCAATGCGTGATCAAACAGTTTTTCTAACCCATAATCAGCAGGCAGTGCAGATAGATTGGCAGTTAAAAGCTGCAGGTTATGTCGGTTCAGCATTAGTTGTGTCGCATGGGCAAGTGATTTTGCAACAAGGTTATGGTTATGCCAACCAAGCCAAGCAGCAATTAAACAATGCGCAATCATTGTTTCAAATTGCCTCTTTGCAAAAAAGCTTTACCGCAACGTTGATTATGCAACAAGTGCAGGCTGGAAAGCTCAGCTTGGATACGACGTTAGCAACGTATTACCCGGATGTTCCAGATGCCAATCAAGTGACGATTCGCCAATTGATGACGATGACGAGTGGCTTGGGTGAGTATATTCTGGGGCATCAGGTGACGACTGAACAAGAAAACGTCGCCTTTGATGCAGCGCATGTGCGACGGCTAGGGTCAAAAGCTTGGGCTTATCAGGCGGTAAATTATCGTTTGTTAGCCGGGATTTTGATGAAAATTACTGGGCAATCGTACGATCAATTATTTGATCAGGTCTTTAATCAAC
Encoded proteins:
- a CDS encoding type B 50S ribosomal protein L31, which translates into the protein MRADIHPEYRPVVFLDATTGKKFLSASTATSNDTTEFEGKEYPVIRLDITSDSHPFYTGKQKFTQADGAVDKFNKKFAGFGFKNNEDK
- the rlmD gene encoding 23S rRNA (uracil(1939)-C(5))-methyltransferase RlmD; translated protein: MPRTILPVKLHEQLTVTVDDIRIDGMGIVNITPTYPLYVADALPGEKITIEVTQVDKFSGYAKVLQRLVASDQRQNSDRQYLIDAGTAPLVNLKYQAQLDLKQAQVQRLFAQRGLDVTVAPTIGMADPTYYRNKTIVPVKWQNGHLTSGFYRRGTHDLVPMTDYFVNDAKIDQAIVVVRDILEKYQISAFDPDRQTGAIRYIMIRRGYYSHELMVVLVSNDATIPHEADVIAALRAELPELKSLIFNFSPKKDFVLLSPNNRTLWGDDAIHDTLLGYQFVIGPNSFYQVNPQTTEVLYDLAAQKAQLQPTDTVIDAYSGIGTIGITVANRVKQVLGVEVVPGAVADAQHNMRLNGIQNATYLLADAPEQFKIWEAAQLQPEVVFVDPPRRGLTSELIQATVDMGPERLVYISCNPVTLARDAAEIVQKGYQIEGPVQPVDQFPQTSHVESITVFKKNF
- a CDS encoding serine hydrolase domain-containing protein, which translates into the protein MKRTQHNTRRRHLWHTGILVMLLLGVVGLSSLIALRTTADAKVSQVLIKRAKADNGLRTAMRDQTVFLTHNQQAVQIDWQLKAAGYVGSALVVSHGQVILQQGYGYANQAKQQLNNAQSLFQIASLQKSFTATLIMQQVQAGKLSLDTTLATYYPDVPDANQVTIRQLMTMTSGLGEYILGHQVTTEQENVAFDAAHVRRLGSKAWAYQAVNYRLLAGILMKITGQSYDQLFDQVFNQQWQLNIVDYRHFVTQAHRTTGYQKLGYSELTFDNPGLFARETGTGNMAMTVGKLYAYYRLLMQHRIVDRQCLQAMWTPEPGESYSAGLYHHAQYHDGHGVITGYEPTVLFTPDGQDAVILLSNVFEKGKSWQPLAKTLFTQITAIKTS
- a CDS encoding UDP-N-acetylglucosamine 1-carboxyvinyltransferase; translation: MAKIIVHGGKRLHGEVTIGGAKNSTVALIPAAILADTPVTFDTVPQILDVKNLQLILDAMNVQSKFENGNLAIDPTQIVESDLPSGAIKSLRASYYFMGALLGRFNRATVTFPGGDNLGRRPIDQHIKGFEALGAKVTESNDIIHIDATENGLVGARIALDTVSVGATINIILAAVRAKGQTIIENAAREPEIIDIATFLNNMGANIRGVGTDTIRISGVPTLKATNTHTVIPDRIEAGTYMSMAAAFGDGVTIKNVIPEHLESYTSKLIEMGVNLDIGEDEIHVYPSDALQPVNIKTMPYPGFATDLQQPITPLLLMAEGESVIQDTIYPKRVKHIAELRRMGGDIDSEKPGEIRVNHSPRLVGTDVAAAEIRAGAALVIAAVMADGDTVINDADHILRGYDRIQEKLAGLGADITIEGIDLINLMP
- the pheT gene encoding phenylalanine--tRNA ligase subunit beta, whose amino-acid sequence is MKTNLTWLNDYLDQTIALDQQAVADLAEQVARTSVEVDSVTTLAQQQDGLVVAEVVSVVPHPDSDHMVITQVNIGEPELVQVVTGAPNVAVGQLVVLAKVGAHIINRESGELMTLTAAKLRGEMSYGMLVALQEIGFDNKIAPKDFEAGIYVFGPNDGVQPGDDALVALGMTDPVLDTDLTPNRADMLSMIGTAYEFGAMLKQPVTEPAFDLVEYETLARDQVDVVIEDDTLAPKYTLRVVNNVTVGDSPLWLQKALWNAGMRPINNIVDITNYMMLMYGQPLHAFDLDKLSDKTVHVRRAKTAEQLVTLDEQTRDLRAGEDIVITTADEPLMLAGVMGGASSEVDHTTRHIVLEGAVFNPSLVRATARRHNLHSEASARFERGVNWDATFTALDHAAQLVDELAGGQVARGRVVAADTPYEEIVMPLTAARVNQILGTALTLADIAAIFDQLALDYQIEADTIQVTLPARRPDLRIEADLIEEIARLYGYDNLPVTLPYGPTTPGHLTLRQRQIRASRRIMESLGLNQAISYVLTTPEKAQQFAENPGEKVVALDYPMSSDRTTVRQNLLAGLLEDVVYNVNHGVADVALYEQGRIFIGTDDSTLPTEMEHLAGVLTGTRATSSWQQDKTQKPVDFYDMKGIVAEYLAQIGVENVRYEATKRHQNMHPGQTADIYSGDVYLGFVGQIHPKVTQAHKLAPVFGFELNLFAVMSQVTGDVAYAPISRFPQMRRDAALLVDEHIQHADIVALIRETAGDKLVDVQLFDVYTGDNLPAGKRSLAYTLTYQDNDETLVEAEVNADFERVTNALIAQLHVEVR
- a CDS encoding UDP-N-acetylmuramoyl-tripeptide--D-alanyl-D-alanine ligase produces the protein MDYSIAKIGDILNADIQGSGQVTGVSFNSRQVVPGDLFVALVADNDGHQYIQDALQRGAAAVLVDDQHDIPNDVPAVIVPDTLIALQQLGAFRRQELNPKVIAITGSNGKTTTKDMTAAVMAKRYKTFKTPENFNNEIGVPMTLLTMPADTEVLVVELGMDRPGQLTALSKLVVPDVAIITMIGEAHIEFFQTRAKIAQAKLEIVAGLKPDGVLCIPFDEPLLTQADVAQQVVVFGDGVSAVQGDATTTTFTYQEIRFAIPLIGGYNIMNALAAVSAGILLHIDLDDAVEALQTFDLTKNRTERLVTARGVNLISDVYNSNPTAVAAVLATLKAIPAPHKYVVLGDMLELGEQAATLHANLAKEILAANVTGVYLVGQLFTANTAPILAPHFDSEHLHLYDTHQLDALIADLKTLGDAGDVILLKASHGIHLENVVNALVQ